The region ATTCTGGCCCAGACTATTTACTTTTCGGCCCACCTTAACTAATTGGCCCATTCTCTTCTCCTTCTCATTTATTTATCTGAGGCCCAAATGTTAAAAATAATTGGGCATGGCCCAATTACTTCCTTCACCACCACATCGCTGATCTGCCTCTTTCTTCCTTTTAACCACTTCGCTGTCTAGTTTATCATTTAAGCATTTCTGAATCGATGTTTAGACAGTAATTGGGTTCAACGCTACTAGCTTGTATAACTAAGCATATTGTCGCTTTAGAATTCTGCTGTGAACACTACCTATGTTCTGGAAATCTTTACAAGCTGTGGTTTCTAGCGTGTGGTGTGAAAAAGCTTAGCTTCCTCTCATCTTAAGCATGTTATGTGTTGGCTAGAGGCCTATTATGCTGTGCTTAAGTTTCTCTACCATGAGCATATGCATATGTTCTATTGCTATGAGAGGGTGTTGTTTACTTACTGAAAATGTTTTTGAGATTGCTGTCTTtgactcggcttcttcccctctACCTCGGTTCTTCCTCACTTCCACTCACTGCTTCTGCCTTTACCTCCCTCACTCCTCCACTTGCTGCTCAACTTAGTGAGTAATTTGTGGTGTGATGGAGGGGGAACCGAAGGGGGTTGGTATATTTATGCACagcttgtaactgaaagctgctaAGTTCGTTGTGTGGCTGGAAAAAGGGAGTCTTAGGCTGTGCAAAACCCGGCTGGCATTCTGTGGTTTTGCAGAGCATGTACTCTGAATTTTGGCTTCTTTCCCAACTGATTCTGGTGTTTCTTGGCGGTGTACTCGTGAGCTGGATGAGCCTTTGGCTCCTGGCTATATTCTGATGCCATAACCGAAATTTGGTGCTTTGTGCTGCCTTGAACCCTAGCTTATTTATGGGTTTGTCTCCTTATGGCAGGTGCACAACAATAAGATCTTGCTGCTGATATCCTTGGCAGTAGCGGATGGATAATGAGTACCAATCTGAAAATCTCAGCCTTGCAGAGTGTAGTTACTGGGGTGGAATGGTGCTGGCTGGAGTTTGCCTCTTTCGGCCCAGCTCAGCCTCCCCTTTTCGAAAGGTAAGGTTTCcctttccctttttttttctagaaCCTGGTATTAGTTCATCTTTTATCCCATGAATCTAAGTCTCATTTATGTGTGTTCGGCAGGCACGCGAGAGGCCTATTTCCGCTGGTTGTACGCCTTCTAATTCGGCACAACGACTATCAAGAATCTGGACCGAAACCCCTTGTTAGAGAGGCCCGAAATTTGTAGTTCTCGGCTGTAATAGTGTAGGGAAAgtttatttccaatatttttcttttgtcaaCATTTGTAAATTAAAGCTTAGCTTGAAATTCTGGAAATTGTATTTGTACCcctttcaagaaataaaaatactcattCATTCTTAAATAAAGTTCTagcattttatttcataactctCGAGAATCTAAGTCTCGGATATTACACTCTTATACAAGGTAAGTATCAATTACTGATGTTCGTTAGTTCTGTTGATCTACTTGGAGGTGACAGGGAACCGTTGTTCTTGTTTTCCAACCAGCTGAAGAAGGAGGTGGAGCAAAGAAGATGATCGAATATGGATCTATCGATAATGTCCAGGCAATATTCGGCCTGCATAATGACCCTCTTGTGCCTCTCGGTCAGGTGGCGTGCAGGCCTGGTCCGATCGCTGCTGGCAGTGGCAGGTTTCAAGCTGAGATAAGTGGCAAAGGCGGCCACGCAGCCATTCCTCAGCATGCAATCGACCTCATACTAGCTGCTTCGAATGTGATAGTCAGCTTACAACAGCTCGTCTCCCGGGAATCTGATCCTCTTGACTCTCAGGTACTCTCTAGCTGATTCCTACGTGCGTGAATTGAATGTTTGGTTCCTGCTTCCAACATTCTCTCAAACGCCAGCTTCAGATTCTATGATCCCGTTTAACACAATTCATTTCAACAGGTGGTTACAGTTGCTAAATTCCAAGGAGGAGGCGCATTCAATGTCATTCCGGACTCGGTTGCCATTGGTGGCACGTTTCGTGCCTTTTCAGTGAAGAGCTTACTGTATCTGAAGCAGAGGATCGAGGAGGTAACGCGTCGGGCGTTTCTTTTCATCTCCATCCGTTCCCCGGTCATTGTTTGTCTCTGAAGCTGCAGGTCATTGTCGGGCAAGCTGCTGTGCAAAGATGCAACGCGATTGTCACCTTCAACAATGAAGACATGCCCATGTATCCCCCTACCGTTAATGACAAAGAGCTCCACAAACACTTCCAACGAGTTGCAGTCGACATGCTTGGCACTTCCAAAGTTACAGATTACAATCCTGTGATGGGAGGAGAGGACTTCTCCTTTTACCAGGAGAGGATACCCGGTTACTTCTTTATACTCGGAACAAAAGACGAGGCAGCACAGGAACGGCCAGCTCTGCTACACTCGCCCTACTACAATTTCAACGAGTACTCGCTTCCTGTTGGTGCTGCCCTACATGCGTCACTGGCTGTTAGGTACCTTCTTGAGAGCCAGACGGGAAATCCTACTGGTAATGAACATCGCCACGATGAGCTGTGATCTATGTCGATGAGTCGCATACAATCTCGGTCTGAGTTTTCGGCTAGAAGATGCAAGATTATAGCCTTGTTTTGAGTCATTGtgtaaatttgtgatattaGGAGTGTTTGATTAGTTGCTGCATAAAATTTGTGGCTAATTATGAATTCAAAACATGTATAGGCTGAGAAAAGAAACCATGGATAACATAATACGAATAAATGCAACTTAGTTGGTAAGACGTTTCCTCATTGGTTCAGAATTACTTCAAAGATGATCTGTTCAGTTCATGtaaataatgattattgatattTAGTCAAGAAACCAACTTAGAAAAAGTTCATGTATAAATTGATATTTAGGGAAGAATAAACTTGAAAAAAGTTGATAAAAGTGAATTAATCAAGGTGttcaatcaaaataaatttaattttcttacattgtcttttgccaaaaaaaaaatttaactctCTTATGTGAATTATATCGCATCAAAATGATCACGAGTAACGGCggatccaagaaatgaaattagTAGAGTTGGAAATTTCATTCGCTTTTAtatgaaacaaaataaatttgagcaaaaaatgaaaaaaactttgaaaatggaaaaacgtAAACAAAATTTTCGACTATAATAATCCACAGAAAAATCAATTcattttgttgaaaaaaaaatacaaagatTGCCATGAAAACAAAAGCAAAGATGACAATTTCAAATCCTCATCCAAACTAGATAGATTGGCAAAACTCcataatattcaaaataatCTCTCTATGATATGATTTCACTAGAAGAAGAGACAAATAGGAATAACCTTAGCTCTAGTATCATGCTAgactattaatttaaaattcacatCTATCTGTTACACAACTATAATCCTCTCCTATATCTAAATATATCAAAAAAAATGGAGTCAGAAAATAATATTTCTCTCAATACCCAAAGAATTTGGAAGAGTTTTCTAATAAATGATCCAAAGCACTAGGGGCAATTTTCCTAGCAAACAGGAAACACACTGTAGTAGGCTGGTTATTGTACAAGCATGGCTGACCTTCAGAGATCTTCTTGAAGAACGTCGCCGGGTGGGCcctgatacgagtatatcttcgGAAATATCTCTCAtatctttattattatattatcatatcttttccatatatttgttatcttattcaccaagttaggttattcataggagtattataaataggacctattgttattctcattaatcaatcaatgaaataatcGTTTATCGCCTTTCTTGTTTCTTTATCGTTTTTCTGCAAACCCTAGTTGTCGACGGGATTTCGCCTCCTGGGACTTCTAATCTATCTTCCGGCATCGCGTTAAGGAGATTATCCTTAAcaaactggtgctttcatcttgTTCTCATCCTCCCATCTTCATTCATGGACGAAGTCTATCTCGGAATGGGGAGAATGGAGTCCCTGATCAGGCCGTGCACCACAATAGCGACGCACGCCCCAGAGAATTCGACAGCCGCAATGCTGGAGAATATTCTCGCTAGGTTCTACCGAATCGAGACCCGATTGATTGAGCATGAGCGTAGGGTAGCAGCCACGCTCCCTCCGTTGCGCCCAGAACCTGACCCACCCGACGGGCCCCCGCTGTACGCCGCCGCTTAGCAGCCTTACCAGCCCTACCAACCACCATCGGCTCCTTATCTGCTTGAGATATACCCGCCGCTGGAGCCTTACTACCAGCAGCCGCAGCCGACGTATGGGCATGCTCCGTACTTTTTGCCGCAACCCCATCACCAAAATCCTAACACTTATGGGTACCCGCCTGTGTCGCCTAGACAGCTAGAACCGGTTAGAACCCGACTCCCGACCTGCTGGGACCCACCGCACGAGTGGCAGCCCTCCTCTTAGGAACAACCCGCTCCATACCCCGACCAGCTTGATTGGCAGAAGGCATATCAGCCTTACACTCAACCCCCACACGCGGACCATCATCCCTATGCGTGGCCGCAACCGCCGAGCCATCACCTTCGACACTATGACCTCCCTCTGCCTGAGCAGCCTTACTACCAAGGAGCACCGCAGCAGCAAAGCACATCATCGTCTATTGAGCTGCCGCCCTACCATGCCGCTCCAAGACCTTGGCAGCCCTTGCAACCACTGTCGATGACAACCCCATTATTTGTCTCAAGCTCAAGGAAAAAAGAGGAGGATGCAAATCTGCCCGATGGTGAAGAAAAACTTTGTGCGAGGAAGAAGAGGTTGATAGAACTTAATAGGATGTTGAAGCAGAACGAGAAAGAGAATGACTCTGCTGAAAAAGAGGTCAACAAGGATTTTTTGAAGCTGATCGAGAAAGGGATAAAATATGAAGATCTTAAATCTAAGTTAGAGAAGACGGAAAAATATTTAAGGGTGCTGCTTGAGAAGCCGAGAAAAAACAAGAAGATGGAGATTCAGAGCCTCGTTGCAATCGAGATAAAAGAGCATGACCTTGAAGTGGAAATGGAAGAGCAAAAGACTGGAGAGTTGGTTCAGAAgtgttggggtacaaacccatcccacatcggatgaaatagggaagttggaaggtgtatataattcctgtccaaccccaattagtttgaggccttttgggagtgacccaaaagcaaatccgtgcgggcttgacccaaagcggacaatatcaaactaatgttgcagtcgacgatcctaacaagtggtatcagagcccaggtggctatgggttatgcctggatgagccccggttagggtcgggcccaggatgacccaggggccagggctggaacgacccatgtttgtgtcagctgcgttcccgatgtggtctcggtttgaggggaggtttgttggggtacaaacccatcccacatcggatgaaatagggaagttggaaggtgtatataattcctgtccaaccccaattagtttgaggccttttgggagtgacccaaaagcaaatccgtgcgggcttgacccaaagcggacaatatcaaactaatgttgcagtcgacaatCCTAACAAGAAGGAGCACGCAATCAGCCATAtgatgaaaatattgaaaaagaggGGTCTGACTTGTGCGTATGATCCAGGAGGGAATAGCCCGCCAAAGCTTATGTTCGCGATACTTTTCATTgtgtcgtggttcccaccttgaggacaaggtggattttaaccgtggggaagttgatacgagtatatcttcgAAAATATCTCTCAtatctttattattatattatcatatcttttccatatatttgttatctaattcaccaagttaggttattcataggagtattataaataagaCCTATTGTTATTCTtattaatcaatcaatgaaataatcGTTTCGcctttcttgttttctttatcGTTTTTCTGCAAACCCTAGTTGTCGACGGGATTTCACCTCCTGGGACTTCTAATCTATCTTCCGGCATCGCGCTAAGGAGAGTATCCTTAACAGCCCCTgtgacacctcaacccctctgatgTATGcacttactataaataaatttcttatcataaaagcaatcgatacacgtgtctaatt is a window of Salvia splendens isolate huo1 chromosome 3, SspV2, whole genome shotgun sequence DNA encoding:
- the LOC121795414 gene encoding IAA-amino acid hydrolase ILR1-like 1, yielding MSTNLKISALQSVVTGVEWCWLEFASFGPAQPPLFERHARGLFPLVVRLLIRHNDYQESGPKPLGTVVLVFQPAEEGGGAKKMIEYGSIDNVQAIFGLHNDPLVPLGQVACRPGPIAAGSGRFQAEISGKGGHAAIPQHAIDLILAASNVIVSLQQLVSRESDPLDSQVVTVAKFQGGGAFNVIPDSVAIGGTFRAFSVKSLLYLKQRIEEVIVGQAAVQRCNAIVTFNNEDMPMYPPTVNDKELHKHFQRVAVDMLGTSKVTDYNPVMGGEDFSFYQERIPGYFFILGTKDEAAQERPALLHSPYYNFNEYSLPVGAALHASLAVRYLLESQTGNPTGNEHRHDEL